The DNA window TCGTGCAAAAAGTTAACCAGGGCAAGAAGTTAGAAGTGACAGGAAAAAGGACAAAACGCGGTTGGGTAGAAGTAAGACTTGACTCGGAGCGGGCTTGGATAGAACAAGTTCATATCAAAAATAAAGATGGATGGGTTACTTGTCTGCGAGATAAGGGCATTGCTGTGAAAACTGTAAACGATGTTGACTTGATTGGTTTTCTCTCAACTTCCTCATCAAAATCTGTTGTGGATAGCAAAATTTCTTCCACAGAAACATCAGAACCAGCTTCTTTATCTGCAAAATTAGAGTCAGAAAACTCACAACACAAAACATCTACCCAGACTATAGAAAAAGCAAGAAAGAAGTATGAATCTGGAGATTTACAAGGTGCAGTTGAATTAGTTAAGTCTATTCCTATAAATCCTTCTGGCTTAAAACAAACGACAGAAATGTTAAATCAATGGCAACAAGATTGGGCAAAGTCAGAAGCTTTCTTCAACGAGATTAATAAAGCATTAGATAGTGGTCAATGGGATAAGGTTTTAGCTTACAAAGACAATCCTGAAAATTTGCCAAATATTCAATATTGGCGAAACAAAATAGAGCCATTATTTAAACAAGCTGCCGAAAATATAGCTAAACAAAAGCTTCCTCAGATAACCAAGTCGAATAATAATTCTCAGGACAAGCTTTCCACTACTGAATCAACTAAACAGTAAAGATAATAAAATATTTAGTGGTTAATTTAAGAGTAAGATACCCGACTTCTTAAAGAAGTCGGGTATCTATTTTTTATTTACTAATTAAATATTTAATATTTTTTACTATAAAAAAACATGAAAAATAAGCATGAGAAAATTATTTTTCGCACGTCTGTATTTTGGGAAAGCGTTTTTCAATAGGATATACTTTAACTGGTTTCAAACTACTTAGTAGGTATCCTCGTATTCTGGCGCATTAACTCGTCTTACTTCGGTGTGAGGTGGTAAAAACTCAGCTCGACGTACTGGAACTAATGGTGTACCAGAACCATTGTAAGGATGAATAACTTGGACTGTACGAGTATGTCGTTGTTTAGGAGAAAACAAAGATAATACCCCAGCAACAACAATACCTCCGCCGATAGTTAAAGACATACCTCCCACTGCCCATACTATAGGTGAAGACCACCAGGGATTTTCAGATTGCTGCAAGCGTGACGCTGCATTTTGGTTTTGCTGTGCATTTAATTGCAACTGATAGTTGTAAGCCTGTTGGAGTTGGGCTTGGAACTGCTGCATTTGACTTTTGAGTTGCTCGTTTTCCTTCTTTAGCCCCTCATTTTCCATTTTGAGACGTTCCATTGCTAAACGCTCATCAGGATTTGGACTTGCAGGTGTTGGAGCAACAGGTTGTGGTGCGTAAGGATTATATGTCGGTGGCTGCTGTATAACTCCAGGCATCATAGTAGTTGGCAATTGTGGAGCAACTGCGATGTTTGGCTGTTGCAGAGGATTTCCAGTTCCCTTTAACAACAAAATAGCCGCTAGCCCCGCTACGGCAACACCGCCGATAAATGCCATACTCTCACTCATTGCCTTTACCTCTAGTCAGCGAAGCCACTATGATCGCTTGTGACCGATATACTTTAACACTCATAATCATAAAATTTACATTCTAAAGTACTGTACTTTAAATAACATCTAAATCCGGATCAGCGATCAAACCTGCCTTGTTACCGCTTGATATCTGCTTTATATATTCAAAACTATATTTTTCAAAATGTCTACAAAGGAAGGTAAAAAAACTCTGATTATTAAACATTTTAATCTACCTTCCCAGTTTGTCTCGTTC is part of the Chlorogloeopsis sp. ULAP01 genome and encodes:
- a CDS encoding heterocyst differentiation related protein, which produces MSESMAFIGGVAVAGLAAILLLKGTGNPLQQPNIAVAPQLPTTMMPGVIQQPPTYNPYAPQPVAPTPASPNPDERLAMERLKMENEGLKKENEQLKSQMQQFQAQLQQAYNYQLQLNAQQNQNAASRLQQSENPWWSSPIVWAVGGMSLTIGGGIVVAGVLSLFSPKQRHTRTVQVIHPYNGSGTPLVPVRRAEFLPPHTEVRRVNAPEYEDTY